The Macrobrachium rosenbergii isolate ZJJX-2024 chromosome 46, ASM4041242v1, whole genome shotgun sequence genome has a window encoding:
- the LOC136830499 gene encoding golgin subfamily A member 6-like protein 1 — protein sequence MALVFIARQVFTSFNSGVQEEGLDNLYKKDVSHLKVFTDGSLERKFQDQCKGKVTGSRNLKVRKYYQEERLANKDSEISKMWKVISKRKENYQLALALIEKLKLENSQLRAQNEMQARELEDLRSENENLKMDGFEKLGHIFDLKDNLSQERLQNKDLITRQIFHLEGRLHMNEVQQILDQKKYGVQDTKAKGQNTQRTGTTDAKLNRKLARLREDHEQLRKVVLEGLKERDKRTRKEEEDVDVDCDQAIDWRNYIEWQWEMCSPDMDYYSTEDKTRNQKKAHKRAVRKKLQDLRGNKKRKLKRQAGHHSHLEVLQSIRKNLIRKMEEFSRLKDQALKKLQKLAKAAMAKLKKKQRKRRQKWRQKEVTTMGWRSRLASGWDQRGFCPRPATLYPFILLKREWWLTQPRWDLVPPGYNPKNN from the coding sequence ATGGCTCTGGTCTTCATAGCAAGACAAGTGTTTACTTCTTTTAACTCTGGAGTCCAAGAAGAGGGACTggataacttatataaaaaagacGTTTCTCATCTGAAAGTGTTCACTGACGGATCTCTGGAGAGAAAGTTCCAGGACCAATGCAAAGGGAAGGTGACAGGCAGCCGGAACTTGAAAGTGAGAAAATATTATCAGGAAGAGCGTCTGGCCAACAAAGATTCTGAAATCTCTAAAATGTGGAAAGTTATCTCTAAGAGAAAGGAGAACTATCAACTAGCCCTAGCTCTCATAGAGAAACTAAAACTTGAGAACAGCCAACTGAGGGCCCAAAATGAAATGCAAGCTCGAGAACTGGAAGATCTGAGATCTGAAAACGAAAATTTGAAAATGGATGGATTTGAAAAGCTTGGACATATCTTTGATCTGAAAGACAATCTCAGCCAGGAGAGGTTGCAAAATAAAGATCTCATAACGCGCCAGATATTTCACCTGGAGGGCCGTCTTCATATGAACGAAGTGCAGCAAATACTTGACCAGAAGAAGTATGGAGTACAGGATACCAAAGCGAAAGGACAAAACACCCAAAGAACAGGAACTACAGATGCAAAGTTGAACCGGAAATTAGCGAGACTGAGAGAGGACCACGAGCAACTCCGGAAGGTGGTGCTCGAAGGATTGAAGGAGAGGGACAAAAGAAccagaaaggaggaagaggacgtgGACGTGGACTGTGATCAGGCTATAGACTGGAGGAACTATATTGAATGGCAATGGGAAATGTGCAGTCCAGACATGGATTATTACTCCACAGAAGACAAAACAAGAAACCAGAAAAAAGCACACAAGCGAGCAGTAAGAAAGAAGCTTCAGGATCTCCGgggaaataagaaaaggaagttGAAACGTCAAGCTGGACATCACTCTCATTTGGAAGTCCTTCAAAGCATAAGGAAAAATCTCATACGCAAAATGGAAGAATTTTCTCGTCTGAAGGACCAGGCTCTGAAAAAGTTGCAGAAGCTGGCAAAAGCAGCTATGGCTAAACTGAAGAAGAAGCAGCGAAAACGAAGGCAAAAGTGGCGGCAGAAGGAAGTAACTACAATGGGATGGAGATCTCGCTTAGCTTCGGGATGGGACCAGCGCGGCTTCTGCCCTCGTCCAGCGACTCTCTACCCATTCATCCTCCTCAAACGGGAATGGTGGCTGACACAACCTCGGTGGGACCTGGTGCCTCCTGGTTACAACCcgaaaaataattga